A stretch of the Ptiloglossa arizonensis isolate GNS036 chromosome 1, iyPtiAriz1_principal, whole genome shotgun sequence genome encodes the following:
- the Su(z)12 gene encoding polycomb protein Su(z)12 isoform X1, translating to MPPKKREKELDGQKGPRMDQIQADHELFLQAFEKPTQIYRFLRTRNQISPIFLYRNLTYMKQRMSRSHKSRRGFKIDMILEKLMSKNNQEENPGVRGYMTLTFLGFYDKKAEAPQDPVKVETLLLKICHKKRKDVSSPIMQVSVGTSEVPINPCENQPPPKAPTISIPNESFSLNNGHVAKTYMLLLRVYCTSNTGCLIHNCDLDEPAQKRRKSSTGSIKTGGEEVKLYGSELIVYDKHNRCLLTDGDYELGLQEVQTNVRSSPKKHSSWESVPDIKECGPFEVFSKGPTLKFRLNWTTEPSNGLVDRPTPIHPVPSGDNKENRSGNTGLERSSTNNNNNSTNNNNNNNNNNNNNNNNHNHNNNNNNNHSSNNNNNSSSNNNNNNNNNSTLPTPSPLNSSRITTPNEKADISLGTQQIVYQFLYNNNSRQQTEACEDLHCPWCSLDCGKLYSLLKHLKLCHSRFTFTYVPIPQGARIDVAINECYDGSYAGSPHELISQPCSIAFSRTGPTRRTSVTNILVCRPKRTKPSLSEFLELDENEYESQRPYITGHNRLYHHTVTCLPIYPKEMDIDSEGENDPKWLQTKTMMMIDDFTDVNEGEKELMKMWNLHVMKYGYVGDCQIPLACQMFLETKGKELLMKNLYRNFVLHMCSLFDFGLISPVILYQTIQKLQEIMKEGGEDSDIRKVLQKSHEAQVEKWISSGCHASSDTSKQSSTSTKVNFNSDGTSYNARRKTSLPLGSPNSQSIKTTISIHNNASKHASMITTSSNKTVNHNNTIQNSINKNVGTFTSIQSSTNKTASTACATNTISSKTSTMVPISNGVSNQNEIGQRQTSDIPTRRKSTNSIVQVSENTTPLRRKSMASESASTEYHRRKLVLDTIPNTGNTHQKPPQNGNSY from the exons ATGCCGCCGAAAAAGCGGGAGAAAGAATTAGATGGACAGAAGGGTCCTCGAATGGATCAAATTCAAGCAGATCATGAGCTATTCCTACAGGCCTTCGAAA aaCCAACCCAAATTTATCGATTTCTACGCACAAGAAACCAAATTTCA CCAATATTTCTATATAGAAATTTAACTTATATGAAGCAACGTATGTCTAGAAGTCATAAATCTCGACGGGGATTTAAAATTGACATGATATTGGAAAAGTTAATGTCAAAAAATAATCAAGAAGAGAATCCAGGTGTCCGTGGATATATGACTCTTACTTTTCTAGGTTTTTATGATAAAAAAG CTGAAGCACCTCAAGatcctgtgaaagtagaaacactattattgaaaatttgtcaTAAAAAACGAAAAGATGTGAGTTCACCAATTATGCAG gtTTCTGTTGGTACAAGTGAAGTTCCGATTAATCCTTGTGAAAATCAACCTCCGCCAAAAGCACCTACTATATCCATACCTAACGAATCGTTCAGCTTAAATAATGGTCATGTAGCAAAGACTTATATGCTTTTACTTAGAGTTTATTGTACGTCCAATACTGGCTGCCTTATACATAACTGTGATTTAGATG AACCAGCTCAAAAGCGTCGTAAATCCTCCACTGGTTCAATTAAAACTGGAGGAGAAGAAGTAAAATTGTATGGTTCTGAACTCATAGTGTACGATAAACATAATCGATGTTTGTTGACAGATGGCGACTATGAATTAGGTTTACAGGAAGTACAAACCAATGTTCGATCTAGCCCAAAGAAACACAGCTCTTGGGAGTCTGTACCTGACATCAAGGAATGTGGTCCTTTTGAAGTATTCAGCAAAGGACCAACATTAAAATTTAGACTTAATTGGACAACTGAACCAAGTAATGGCTTGGTAGATAGACCAACTCCAATACATCCAGTACCAAGTGGAGATAACAAAGAAAATCGATCTGGGAACA ctgGTCTAGAACGTTCTTCcacaaataacaataataatagtaccaataataataataataataataataataataataataataataataaccataatcataataacaataataataataatcatagcagcaacaacaacaataatagtagtagtaataataataataataataataataatagtacacTGCCAACGCCTAGTCCTCTTAATTCTTCAAGAATAACAACACCCAATGAAAAGGCAGATATTTCTCTGGGTACACAGCAAATAGTTTATCAATttctatataataataatagtcgtCAACAAACAGAAGCCTGTGAAGATTTACATTGTCCATGGTGCTCTTTAGACTGTGGAAAACTTTATTCTCTTTTAAAGCACTTAAAACTGTGTCATTCGCGATTTACATTCACATACGTG ccGATTCCACAAGGAGCTCGTATAGATGTAGCAATAAACGAATGCTATGATGGTTCGTATGCAGGTAGTCCTCATGAGTTGATTTCACAACCTTGTAGCATAGCTTTCTCAAGGACAGGTCCAACAAGACGCACAagtgtaacaaatattttagtATGTCGTCCAAAAAGGACTAAACCAAGCCTTTCTGAGTTTCTGgaactcgatgaaaatgaatatgAGAGCCAAAGACCTTACATTACAGGACACAATAG GTTGTATCATCATACTGTTACGTGTTTGCCCATATATCCGAAAGAAATGGATATTGATTCTGAGGGTGAGAATGATCCAAAATGGTTGCAAACAAAAACAATGATGATGATTGACGATTTTACGGATGTGAATGAAGGAGAAAAGGAACTTATGAAAATGTGGAATTTACATGTCATGAAATATGGCTATGTAGGAGATTGCCAAATACCACTGGCTTGCCAGATGTTTCTAGAAACTAAAGGAAAGGAATTGCTCATGAAAAACTTGTACCGAAATTTTGTTTTACATATGTGCAGTTTATTCGATTTTGGTCTTATTAGTCCCGTGATTTTATATCAAACAATTCAAAAATTACAAGAAATTATGAAAGAAGGAGGTGAAGATAGTGACATTCGAAAAGTTTTACAAAAATCTCACGAAGCTCAAGTTGAAAAATGGATTAGTTCAGGTTGTCATGCATCTTCAGATACTAGTAAACAAAGTAGTACAAGTActaaagtaaattttaatagCGATGGAACAAGTTACAATGCAAGACGAAAAACTTCTTTACCACTTGGTTCACCAAATTCACAAAGTATAAAAACGACTATATCCATCCACAATAATGCTAGTAAACATGCTAGTATGATAACAACATCATCAAATAAGACTGTAAATCATAATAATACAATTCAAAACTCTATTAACAAAAATGTTGGGACATTTACATCTATACAAAGTAGTACAAATAAAACTGCTTCTACAGCTTGTGCAACAAATACTATTAGTAGTAAAACTTCTACAATGGTTCCAATATCTAATGGAGTGTCTAATCAAAATGAAATAGGACAGAGACAAACCAGTGATATACCTACGCGGCGTAAAAGTACAAATTCAATAGTTCAAGTTTCTGAAAATACAACGCCTTTACGCCGAAAGTCGATGGCCAGTGAAAGTGCAAGTACTGAATACCATAGAAGAAAATTGGTTTTGGATACAATACCGAATACCGGTAACACACACCAAAAACCACCCCAAAATGGAAATAGTTATTAG
- the Su(z)12 gene encoding polycomb protein Su(z)12 isoform X2: MKQRMSRSHKSRRGFKIDMILEKLMSKNNQEENPGVRGYMTLTFLGFYDKKAEAPQDPVKVETLLLKICHKKRKDVSSPIMQVSVGTSEVPINPCENQPPPKAPTISIPNESFSLNNGHVAKTYMLLLRVYCTSNTGCLIHNCDLDEPAQKRRKSSTGSIKTGGEEVKLYGSELIVYDKHNRCLLTDGDYELGLQEVQTNVRSSPKKHSSWESVPDIKECGPFEVFSKGPTLKFRLNWTTEPSNGLVDRPTPIHPVPSGDNKENRSGNTGLERSSTNNNNNSTNNNNNNNNNNNNNNNNHNHNNNNNNNHSSNNNNNSSSNNNNNNNNNSTLPTPSPLNSSRITTPNEKADISLGTQQIVYQFLYNNNSRQQTEACEDLHCPWCSLDCGKLYSLLKHLKLCHSRFTFTYVPIPQGARIDVAINECYDGSYAGSPHELISQPCSIAFSRTGPTRRTSVTNILVCRPKRTKPSLSEFLELDENEYESQRPYITGHNRLYHHTVTCLPIYPKEMDIDSEGENDPKWLQTKTMMMIDDFTDVNEGEKELMKMWNLHVMKYGYVGDCQIPLACQMFLETKGKELLMKNLYRNFVLHMCSLFDFGLISPVILYQTIQKLQEIMKEGGEDSDIRKVLQKSHEAQVEKWISSGCHASSDTSKQSSTSTKVNFNSDGTSYNARRKTSLPLGSPNSQSIKTTISIHNNASKHASMITTSSNKTVNHNNTIQNSINKNVGTFTSIQSSTNKTASTACATNTISSKTSTMVPISNGVSNQNEIGQRQTSDIPTRRKSTNSIVQVSENTTPLRRKSMASESASTEYHRRKLVLDTIPNTGNTHQKPPQNGNSY, from the exons ATGAAGCAACGTATGTCTAGAAGTCATAAATCTCGACGGGGATTTAAAATTGACATGATATTGGAAAAGTTAATGTCAAAAAATAATCAAGAAGAGAATCCAGGTGTCCGTGGATATATGACTCTTACTTTTCTAGGTTTTTATGATAAAAAAG CTGAAGCACCTCAAGatcctgtgaaagtagaaacactattattgaaaatttgtcaTAAAAAACGAAAAGATGTGAGTTCACCAATTATGCAG gtTTCTGTTGGTACAAGTGAAGTTCCGATTAATCCTTGTGAAAATCAACCTCCGCCAAAAGCACCTACTATATCCATACCTAACGAATCGTTCAGCTTAAATAATGGTCATGTAGCAAAGACTTATATGCTTTTACTTAGAGTTTATTGTACGTCCAATACTGGCTGCCTTATACATAACTGTGATTTAGATG AACCAGCTCAAAAGCGTCGTAAATCCTCCACTGGTTCAATTAAAACTGGAGGAGAAGAAGTAAAATTGTATGGTTCTGAACTCATAGTGTACGATAAACATAATCGATGTTTGTTGACAGATGGCGACTATGAATTAGGTTTACAGGAAGTACAAACCAATGTTCGATCTAGCCCAAAGAAACACAGCTCTTGGGAGTCTGTACCTGACATCAAGGAATGTGGTCCTTTTGAAGTATTCAGCAAAGGACCAACATTAAAATTTAGACTTAATTGGACAACTGAACCAAGTAATGGCTTGGTAGATAGACCAACTCCAATACATCCAGTACCAAGTGGAGATAACAAAGAAAATCGATCTGGGAACA ctgGTCTAGAACGTTCTTCcacaaataacaataataatagtaccaataataataataataataataataataataataataataataataaccataatcataataacaataataataataatcatagcagcaacaacaacaataatagtagtagtaataataataataataataataataatagtacacTGCCAACGCCTAGTCCTCTTAATTCTTCAAGAATAACAACACCCAATGAAAAGGCAGATATTTCTCTGGGTACACAGCAAATAGTTTATCAATttctatataataataatagtcgtCAACAAACAGAAGCCTGTGAAGATTTACATTGTCCATGGTGCTCTTTAGACTGTGGAAAACTTTATTCTCTTTTAAAGCACTTAAAACTGTGTCATTCGCGATTTACATTCACATACGTG ccGATTCCACAAGGAGCTCGTATAGATGTAGCAATAAACGAATGCTATGATGGTTCGTATGCAGGTAGTCCTCATGAGTTGATTTCACAACCTTGTAGCATAGCTTTCTCAAGGACAGGTCCAACAAGACGCACAagtgtaacaaatattttagtATGTCGTCCAAAAAGGACTAAACCAAGCCTTTCTGAGTTTCTGgaactcgatgaaaatgaatatgAGAGCCAAAGACCTTACATTACAGGACACAATAG GTTGTATCATCATACTGTTACGTGTTTGCCCATATATCCGAAAGAAATGGATATTGATTCTGAGGGTGAGAATGATCCAAAATGGTTGCAAACAAAAACAATGATGATGATTGACGATTTTACGGATGTGAATGAAGGAGAAAAGGAACTTATGAAAATGTGGAATTTACATGTCATGAAATATGGCTATGTAGGAGATTGCCAAATACCACTGGCTTGCCAGATGTTTCTAGAAACTAAAGGAAAGGAATTGCTCATGAAAAACTTGTACCGAAATTTTGTTTTACATATGTGCAGTTTATTCGATTTTGGTCTTATTAGTCCCGTGATTTTATATCAAACAATTCAAAAATTACAAGAAATTATGAAAGAAGGAGGTGAAGATAGTGACATTCGAAAAGTTTTACAAAAATCTCACGAAGCTCAAGTTGAAAAATGGATTAGTTCAGGTTGTCATGCATCTTCAGATACTAGTAAACAAAGTAGTACAAGTActaaagtaaattttaatagCGATGGAACAAGTTACAATGCAAGACGAAAAACTTCTTTACCACTTGGTTCACCAAATTCACAAAGTATAAAAACGACTATATCCATCCACAATAATGCTAGTAAACATGCTAGTATGATAACAACATCATCAAATAAGACTGTAAATCATAATAATACAATTCAAAACTCTATTAACAAAAATGTTGGGACATTTACATCTATACAAAGTAGTACAAATAAAACTGCTTCTACAGCTTGTGCAACAAATACTATTAGTAGTAAAACTTCTACAATGGTTCCAATATCTAATGGAGTGTCTAATCAAAATGAAATAGGACAGAGACAAACCAGTGATATACCTACGCGGCGTAAAAGTACAAATTCAATAGTTCAAGTTTCTGAAAATACAACGCCTTTACGCCGAAAGTCGATGGCCAGTGAAAGTGCAAGTACTGAATACCATAGAAGAAAATTGGTTTTGGATACAATACCGAATACCGGTAACACACACCAAAAACCACCCCAAAATGGAAATAGTTATTAG
- the Glurs-m gene encoding putative glutamate--tRNA ligase, mitochondrial, which produces MIILIRIFPKESTFELGKGMTGVPCGLKQRRERRGTDARFGARKDQVRVRFAPSPTGSLHLGGLRTALYNYLFARANNGTFILRIEDTDQTRCIPGAIEKIQNDLLWSGIISDEDPIRGGPTGPYIQSKRLEIYKEQILKLLSNQSAYYCFCTESRLQLLRREALKSRQVPKYDNRCRHLSNDEVKEKLDKGCSYCIRFKLSSVSEYFDDMIYGKIVHNVAQTEGDPIIIKTDGYPTYHFANVVDDHLMEISHVFRGIEWQISTPKHIMMYKAFNWTPPIYGHLPLILNYNGTKLSKRQNDIHIESLRKDGLFPLAILNYVIHAGGGFDNKGGAEYIHSYEELIKQFNVSKIKTNSNKLLPEKLLQFNKLEISKLLENEKNNKFLIERIKTLVMEAFPDRKTDGSLYLDEHHIIKIMKWAQKRMYKLSDLVCPELAFLWIVPTAPLDVTQSGYLDILKMLNMKLIEIDVQNYNKVWINNYLKEFANEHRIPYPMLMKILRGILSGLKDGPPVSEMMEILGKDSTLLRINRYIS; this is translated from the exons ATGATTATTTTAATACGAATTTTTCCAAAAGAGAGTACATTCGAACTTGGTAAAGGAATGACAGGTGTCCCATGCGGATTAAAGCAAAGGAGGGAACGAAGAGGAACCGACGCGCGCTTCGGCGCTCG AAAAGATCAAGTAAGAGTTAGATTTGCACCCAGTCCAACAG GTTCATTGCATTTGGGAGGTCTTCGAACTgcattatataattatttatttgctcGTGCTAATAATGGCACATTTATCTTACGAATTGAAGATACAGATCAAACTAGATGTATACctggtgcaatagaaaaaattcaaaatgattTATTATGGTCTGGAATTATATCTGATGAAGATCCAATAAGAGGCGGACCCACTGGGCCATATATTCAATCAAAACGACTTGAAATATATAA AGAACAAATACTTAAACTTTTAAGTAATCAATCTGCATATTACTGTTTCTGCACAGAAAGCAGACTGCAGTTATTACGAAGGGAAGCTTTGAAGTCTAGACAAGTGCCTAAATATGATAATAGATGTCGACATTTAAGTAATGATGAAGTGAAAGAGAAGCTCGATAAAGGATGTTCATATTGTATTAGATTTAAG TTATCTTCTGTATCAGAATATTTCGATGATATGATATATggcaaaattgttcacaatgttGCACAAACTGAAGGAGAtccaattattattaaaacagaTGGTTACCCAACTTATCATTTTGCAAATGTTGTTGACGATCATCTTATGGAAATATCCCATGTCTTTCGAGGAATTGAATGGCAAATATCTACACCCAAACATATAATGATGTATAA AGCATTTAATTGGACACCACCTATATATGGACATTTACCTCTAATACTAAATTACAATGGAACAAAATTATCAAAGAGGCAAAATGATATACATATTGAGTCTCTCAGGAAAGATGGACTTTTTCCATTAGCAATTTTAAATTATGTTATACATGCTGGTGGTGGTTTTGATAATAAAGGAGGTGCTGAATATATTCACAGTTATGAAGAATTAATTAAACAA TTTaatgtttctaaaataaaaacgaattcCAATAAACTTTTACccgaaaaattattacaatttaataaGTTAGAAATTTCTAAACtattagaaaatgaaaaaaacaacaaatttttaattgaaaGAATTAAAACATTAGTTATGGAGGCATTTCCAGACAg AAAAACTGATGGAAGTTTATATTTAGATGAACAtcatataattaaaataatgaaatggGCGCAAAAAAGAATGTATAAATTAAGTGACCTGGTGTGTCCAGAACTAGCCTTTTTATGGATTGTACCAACTGCACCATTGGATGTTACACAATCAGGATATTTAG ATATACTTAAAATGTTGAAtatgaaattaattgaaattgatgTTCAAAATTATAACAAGGTCTGGATTAATAACTACCTTAAAGAATTCGCTAATGAACATAGGATTCCGTATCCAATGTTGATGAAAATTTTACGTGGTATTCTTAGTGGTTTGAAG GATGGTCCACCTGTAAGTGAGATGATGGAAATTTTAGGAAAAGATAGTACATTATTAAGGATAAACCGttatatttcttaa